The Patescibacteria group bacterium genome contains the following window.
AGTTTCTATTATAGGAATACTTGCGGGGGTAATGATTGCTGTTATAAACCCTAACAAGATTCGGGGAAGAGCCCGCGATGGCGTTCGTAAAAACGATATGGCGGTTATTAAAGGCGCTGTTGAAAACTATTACGCCGAAAACAATATCTATCCCGTAACAGGCGCTATACCTTTTGGCACGGAATGGACCAACTATTTAAAACTTGTTCCTAAAGACCCTAAACCCGGCTGGACTCAATACTGTTATTCCCGCCCCGATGCCAACAACTTTATTTTATGCGCTAGAGTGGAGGATAGCAATTCCGCTTATGTTCCAAGCGGAGTTAGTCCCTGCGAAAGTATAGTGGTGTTGGAGGCGTATTGTGTGCAGAATCCGTTCTAAAAAATCTCAAATGTTAAAACTCAAATGTCAAATCCACATCTAAAATCTCAAATCCAAAAAACTCAGAATGGAATTATACTAGATACTAGATACCAAATACTAGATACTCTTGACAAAGGATTTACTCTCGTTGAACTTCTTGTTGTTATTGCCCTTGTTTCGGTGATAGCCGCTATGTCTTTGGTGGCTCTTAACCCCGCCGATATTTTTGCCCGTTCGCGAGACTCCAAAAGGTTTGCCGATATGGCTATGTTAATGAACGCCTTTGAAAGATACAATATTGATAACGGCTCTTATCCCGATTTGGTGGCTGTTACGCGGGTAAGCAGTTCCCTGCCCCAAGAGCAAACGGGTCCTTTGCAAAGCGCTATTTTCGGTTGGATTGTTTCGGATGTTTCAAAATATATTTCTCGTTTACCTACCGACCCTCAAAATGTGGACTTTTTAGTTTACAGATACAAAAGGTCCGAAACGGCGTATGAGTTGGATTGTTATTTGGAATTTTACAAAGAAAGAGCGCAAACGGATGGGGGGAATAATGTTGGAAGGTTTGAGGTGGGGAATGATATGAACCTTTTGCCGTGAGGCAAAAGGTTAAACTTAAATGTTAAATTTAACAAAGGATTCACCTTTTTCAAAGGAGAATCCTTGTAATAAAAAGGGATTTACTTTGGTGGAGCTTTTAATAAGCGTTTCGGTAATAGTTA
Protein-coding sequences here:
- a CDS encoding type II secretion system GspH family protein, giving the protein MSNPHLKSQIQKTQNGIILDTRYQILDTLDKGFTLVELLVVIALVSVIAAMSLVALNPADIFARSRDSKRFADMAMLMNAFERYNIDNGSYPDLVAVTRVSSSLPQEQTGPLQSAIFGWIVSDVSKYISRLPTDPQNVDFLVYRYKRSETAYELDCYLEFYKERAQTDGGNNVGRFEVGNDMNLLP